A single region of the Gorilla gorilla gorilla isolate KB3781 chromosome 1, NHGRI_mGorGor1-v2.1_pri, whole genome shotgun sequence genome encodes:
- the CRP gene encoding C-reactive protein, translating into MEKLLCFLVLTSLSHAFGQTDMSRKAFVFPKESDTSYVSLKAPLTKPLKAFTVCLHFYTELSSTRGYSIFSYATKRQDNEILIFWSKGIGYSFTVGGSEILFEVPEVTVAPVHICTSWESASGIVEFWVDGKPRVRKSLKKGYTVGAEASIILGQEQDSFGGNFEESQSLVGDIGNVNMWDFVLSPDEINTIYLGGPFSPNVLNWRALKYEVRGEVFTKPQLWP; encoded by the exons ATGGAGAAGCTGTTGTGTTTCTTGGTCTTGACCAGCCTCTCTCATGCTTTTGGCCAGACAG ACATGTCGAGGAAGGCTTTTGTGTTTCCCAAAGAGTCGGATACTTCCTATGTATCCCTCAAAGCACCGTTAACGAAGCCTCTCAAAGCCTTCACTGTGTGCCTCCACTTCTACACGGAACTGTCCTCGACCCGTGGGTACAGTATTTTCTCGTATGCCACCAAGAGACAAGACAATGAGATTCTCATATTTTGGTCTAAGGGTATAGGATACAGTTTTACAGTGGGTGGGTCTGAAATATTATTCGAGGTTCCTGAAGTCACAGTAGCTCCAGTACACATTTGTACAAGCTGGGAGTCCGCCTCAGGGATCGTGGAGTTCTGGGTAGATGGGAAGCCCAGGGTGAGGAAGAGTCTGAAGAAGGGATACACTGTGGGGGCAGAAGCAAGCATCATCTTGGGGCAGGAGCAGGATTCCTTCGGTGGGAACTTTGAAGAAAGCCAGTCCCTGGTGGGAGACATTGGAAATGTGAACATGTGGGACTTTGTGCTGTCACCAGATGAGATTAACACCATCTATCTTGGCGGGCCCTTCAGTCCTAATGTCCTGAACTGGCGGGCACTGAAGTATGAAGTGCGAGGCGAAGTGTTCACCAAACCCCAGCTGTGGCCCTGA